One Microbacterium trichothecenolyticum DNA window includes the following coding sequences:
- a CDS encoding polysaccharide deacetylase family protein: protein MTTTRAQHRRRVSRRARARRTLFASVAIVLIAGGVTAFALTRGQAGSPVADAPSALDTPSATPTPTPTPLTAAQQLLATTTDTKACAVSFQGEGISIAPALQSEGTRYQALPIPRADGRVFAGWYATPADATAMNLPARLNGADLVSCTDRERTLFAGWTTPAANEAENAGIPILMYHQFTRNPEGEDNWLRLNYAYIGDFDAQMAYIQESGFYLPTWDELSAFIDGQLFLPKHSVIITDDDADSSWLELAAPIVDARKLLTTSFVITSARTEPTPNQWVLQRSHTHDMHRAGANGKGRMVNEDADTIAADLEKSAEILGVKEVVAYPYGHYNETTKEGMRKAGFELGRTIESGYVRIGTDKLALPVVRMNYGMKVDDLKEYIG from the coding sequence ATGACCACCACCCGCGCACAGCACCGTCGCCGCGTCTCCCGGCGTGCCCGCGCCCGGCGAACGCTCTTCGCCTCCGTCGCCATCGTCCTCATCGCCGGAGGCGTCACGGCCTTCGCGCTGACCCGCGGCCAGGCCGGTTCGCCCGTGGCCGACGCCCCCTCGGCCCTCGACACCCCCTCGGCCACGCCGACGCCCACTCCCACGCCGCTCACCGCCGCCCAACAGCTGCTCGCCACCACGACCGACACCAAAGCGTGTGCGGTGTCGTTCCAGGGCGAGGGCATCTCGATCGCCCCCGCGCTGCAGTCCGAGGGCACCCGCTACCAGGCTCTGCCCATCCCCCGCGCCGACGGCCGCGTCTTCGCCGGGTGGTACGCGACGCCCGCCGACGCGACCGCGATGAACCTGCCCGCCCGTCTGAACGGCGCCGACCTCGTCTCGTGCACGGACCGGGAGCGGACGCTGTTCGCCGGGTGGACGACGCCGGCAGCGAACGAGGCCGAGAATGCCGGCATCCCGATCCTGATGTACCACCAGTTCACCCGGAACCCCGAGGGCGAAGACAACTGGCTCCGGCTGAACTACGCCTACATCGGCGACTTCGACGCGCAGATGGCCTATATCCAGGAGTCCGGCTTCTACCTGCCCACCTGGGACGAGCTCAGCGCCTTCATCGACGGCCAGCTGTTCCTGCCGAAGCACTCGGTCATCATCACCGACGACGACGCGGACAGCTCGTGGCTCGAGCTCGCGGCGCCGATCGTCGACGCACGAAAGCTCCTCACGACGTCGTTCGTCATCACGTCGGCGCGTACCGAGCCCACCCCGAATCAGTGGGTGCTGCAGCGCTCGCACACGCACGACATGCACCGCGCCGGCGCCAACGGCAAGGGCCGCATGGTCAACGAGGATGCCGACACGATCGCCGCGGACCTGGAGAAATCCGCCGAGATCCTCGGGGTGAAAGAAGTCGTGGCCTACCCCTACGGGCACTACAACGAAACGACCAAAGAGGGCATGCGCAAAGCCGGCTTCGAGCTGGGCCGCACGATCGAGTCGGGCTATGTGCGCATCGGCACCGACAAGCTCGCACTCCCCGTCGTGCGGATGAACTACGGCATGAAGGTCGACGACCTGAAGGAATACATCGGCTGA
- the chrA gene encoding chromate efflux transporter translates to MQRPGRVSEVFLAFLRLGVTSFGGPVAHLGYFRSDFVERRRWMDDRAYADLVALCQFLPGPASSQVGFAIGLQRAGALGALAAFVGFTVPSAVLLVAFAAGAALVGGSVGDGVLSGLKIIAVAIVAHAVWGMARTLAPDARRAGIAVVALALALLVPGALGQIGALAVGFLAGLLLLRGTEEPPGSHLVAFGVPRAVAIACLVAAGVGLVGLPVLASVTGSGALALADVFFRSGALVFGGGHVVLPLLQAGVVESGWVSPEAFLSGYGAAQAVPGPLFTFAAYLGAVSGVGPGGVVGAAVALVAIFLPGLLVLVGVLPFWDALRGRASVRSAMRGANAAVVGILGAALYTPVFTTAIAGTGAFVLAVVGFVLLTALRAPAWVVVLVGAGGGVLLALL, encoded by the coding sequence ATGCAACGACCGGGCCGCGTGAGCGAGGTGTTCCTCGCGTTCCTGCGCTTGGGGGTGACATCGTTCGGTGGTCCCGTCGCGCACCTGGGCTATTTCCGCTCCGACTTCGTCGAGCGACGTCGCTGGATGGACGACCGCGCCTACGCCGACCTCGTGGCGCTGTGCCAGTTCCTCCCGGGCCCCGCATCGAGCCAGGTCGGCTTCGCGATCGGCTTGCAGCGTGCCGGCGCCCTCGGGGCTCTCGCCGCCTTCGTCGGGTTCACGGTGCCCTCGGCGGTCCTGCTCGTCGCGTTCGCGGCGGGCGCGGCGCTGGTGGGCGGCTCCGTCGGCGACGGGGTGCTGTCGGGTTTGAAGATCATCGCGGTTGCGATCGTCGCCCACGCGGTGTGGGGGATGGCCCGCACCCTCGCCCCCGACGCGCGCCGCGCGGGCATCGCGGTCGTCGCCCTCGCCCTCGCCCTGCTCGTGCCCGGAGCGCTCGGGCAGATCGGCGCCCTGGCCGTGGGGTTCCTCGCGGGCCTGCTGCTCCTTCGCGGAACCGAAGAGCCTCCCGGGTCTCACCTGGTCGCGTTCGGTGTACCCCGGGCGGTCGCGATCGCGTGCCTCGTGGCGGCCGGCGTCGGACTCGTCGGACTCCCGGTGCTCGCCTCGGTGACGGGTTCGGGCGCGCTCGCGCTCGCCGATGTCTTCTTCCGCTCGGGTGCCCTGGTGTTCGGGGGAGGGCACGTCGTGCTGCCCCTGCTGCAGGCGGGCGTCGTCGAGAGCGGATGGGTGTCTCCCGAGGCGTTCCTCTCGGGTTACGGCGCGGCGCAGGCCGTGCCGGGCCCGCTGTTCACCTTCGCCGCCTACCTCGGCGCCGTGTCGGGCGTGGGCCCGGGCGGCGTCGTCGGCGCGGCGGTCGCCCTCGTCGCGATCTTCCTCCCCGGCTTGCTCGTGCTGGTGGGCGTGCTGCCGTTCTGGGACGCCCTGCGCGGGCGTGCGTCGGTGCGCTCGGCGATGCGGGGTGCGAACGCCGCGGTGGTCGGCATCCTGGGCGCGGCCCTGTACACCCCGGTGTTCACGACCGCGATCGCCGGGACCGGTGCGTTCGTCCTCGCCGTCGTCGGATTCGTGCTGTTGACGGCGTTGCGCGCTCCGGCATGGGTCGTGGTCCTCGTCGGAGCCGGCGGGGGAGTGCTCCTCGCCCTCCTGTGA
- a CDS encoding inorganic diphosphatase translates to MGAYDAVIEIPRGSRVKYEVDHGTGRVYLDRILYTVFGYPANYGFFENTLGEDGDPLDVLVLLDRELHPGILAKVRPVGVLKMSDEAGGDDKVVAVLAKDPRWDHIQDVGDIDEWTKKEITHFFEHYKDLEPNKWVKVDEWADAAEAERLVSEAFTRFDEHDAQTKTQGSGEAPNTL, encoded by the coding sequence ATGGGCGCGTACGACGCCGTCATCGAGATCCCCCGCGGCAGCCGCGTGAAGTACGAAGTCGACCACGGAACCGGCCGTGTCTACCTCGACCGCATCCTCTACACGGTGTTCGGCTACCCGGCCAACTACGGCTTCTTCGAGAACACCCTCGGCGAAGACGGCGACCCCCTCGACGTGCTCGTGCTGCTGGACCGCGAGCTGCACCCCGGCATCCTCGCGAAGGTGCGCCCCGTCGGCGTGCTCAAGATGAGCGACGAGGCCGGCGGCGACGACAAGGTCGTCGCGGTGCTGGCGAAGGACCCGCGCTGGGACCACATCCAGGACGTCGGCGACATCGACGAGTGGACGAAGAAGGAGATCACCCACTTCTTCGAGCACTACAAGGACCTCGAGCCCAACAAGTGGGTCAAGGTCGACGAGTGGGCGGATGCCGCCGAGGCCGAGCGCCTGGTCAGCGAGGCGTTCACGCGTTTCGACGAGCACGACGCGCAGACCAAGACGCAGGGTTCGGGCGAGGCCCCCAACACGCTCTGA
- the tilS gene encoding tRNA lysidine(34) synthetase TilS: MENRPGLDPSVAEVRRAVRAVLERVDGSAVVALSGGPDSLALAAATAFEAERRGIPAHAVVIDHGLQEGSDAIASRAADTARRLGLDARVVRVEVAPGEGPEAAAREARYAALSRAADDVGADVVLLGHTLDDQAETVLLGLARGSGALSLAGMPVERRDATGPLWVRPLLSVHRRTTVAACAAEGLSPWTDPHNADPAFARVRVRERVLPVLEAELGPGIAEALARTAEQLREDAAAFQEMIDETIEDIVEHAEAGISVSVAALAANPAALRNRIVRYVVESEFGVSLSRSQTLEVARLATEWRGQGPIDLPGCLARRVGARIEIAARAAS; encoded by the coding sequence ATGGAGAACCGTCCCGGGCTCGATCCGTCCGTCGCCGAAGTGCGCCGCGCCGTGCGCGCGGTGCTCGAGAGGGTCGATGGGTCTGCCGTCGTCGCCCTCTCCGGGGGTCCGGACTCGCTCGCCCTCGCGGCCGCGACGGCCTTCGAGGCCGAGCGCCGCGGCATCCCGGCTCACGCCGTCGTGATCGACCACGGTCTGCAGGAGGGGTCGGATGCCATCGCGTCCCGTGCCGCCGACACCGCCCGGCGCCTGGGACTCGATGCCCGGGTCGTGCGTGTCGAGGTGGCACCGGGCGAGGGTCCCGAGGCAGCGGCCCGCGAGGCGCGGTACGCGGCTCTGTCCCGCGCGGCCGACGACGTCGGGGCCGATGTCGTCTTGCTCGGCCACACGCTCGACGATCAGGCCGAGACCGTGCTGCTCGGGCTCGCCCGCGGCTCGGGCGCCCTGAGCCTGGCCGGGATGCCGGTGGAGCGACGTGACGCGACGGGCCCGCTGTGGGTGCGCCCGCTGCTGTCGGTGCACCGGCGGACGACCGTCGCCGCCTGCGCCGCCGAGGGGCTCTCCCCGTGGACGGATCCTCATAACGCCGACCCGGCGTTCGCGCGTGTACGGGTGCGCGAACGTGTGCTGCCCGTGCTCGAGGCCGAGCTCGGCCCGGGCATCGCCGAGGCCCTCGCCCGCACCGCCGAGCAGCTTCGGGAGGATGCCGCGGCGTTCCAGGAGATGATCGACGAGACGATCGAAGACATCGTCGAGCACGCCGAGGCGGGCATCTCGGTCTCGGTCGCCGCCCTCGCCGCCAATCCCGCGGCGCTGCGAAACCGCATCGTGCGGTATGTCGTCGAGAGCGAGTTCGGTGTTTCGCTGTCGCGTTCGCAGACCCTCGAGGTGGCGCGCCTTGCGACCGAGTGGCGCGGGCAGGGCCCGATCGATCTGCCCGGCTGCCTCGCCCGTCGCGTCGGCGCTCGTATCGAGATCGCCGCGCGGGCGGCATCCTGA
- a CDS encoding Gfo/Idh/MocA family protein, protein MIRIGIVGTSSISERLAEAVGELEGVEVSRVASRDGRRARAFADAIGAPGIAVGLDELLAASDVDAVYLASPNALHGDQVRAAVDAGIPVLVEKPAVLTAGEWDAAVSHARARGVVLLEAMRTAYDPGLAAVRAALPRLGEIRRVSFRYEKRSARYDHVLAGEQTNIFDPALGGSALRDLGVYPLHALVRLFGAPRAIRGVRVGIASGTDGLGSAIAAYDGFVADVAWSKITDTGLPSEIQGEQGSLSIDAIDAPRRLTVSPREGQVEVIEVDAPANPMVGEVERLRDSIAGGDVSTDQELTGVTLRLVDELLRVPLS, encoded by the coding sequence ATGATCCGCATCGGCATCGTTGGCACCAGCAGCATCTCGGAGCGCCTTGCCGAGGCGGTGGGCGAGCTCGAGGGCGTGGAGGTTTCGCGGGTGGCCTCCCGCGACGGCCGGCGTGCCCGCGCGTTCGCCGATGCGATCGGCGCACCGGGCATCGCGGTCGGCCTCGACGAACTGCTCGCCGCCTCCGATGTCGATGCCGTGTATCTCGCGAGCCCCAACGCCCTGCACGGCGACCAGGTGCGTGCGGCGGTGGATGCCGGCATCCCGGTGCTCGTGGAGAAGCCCGCGGTGCTGACGGCGGGGGAGTGGGATGCCGCGGTGTCTCACGCCCGCGCGCGCGGCGTCGTGCTGCTGGAGGCCATGCGCACGGCGTACGACCCCGGTCTCGCCGCGGTACGGGCGGCGCTGCCGCGGTTGGGCGAGATCCGCCGCGTCTCGTTCCGCTACGAGAAGCGCTCGGCCCGCTACGACCACGTGCTGGCGGGCGAGCAGACGAACATCTTCGACCCCGCCCTCGGCGGGAGCGCGCTGCGCGATCTCGGCGTCTATCCCCTGCACGCCCTCGTGCGACTCTTCGGCGCGCCGCGCGCGATACGGGGCGTGCGCGTGGGTATCGCCTCCGGCACCGACGGCCTGGGCAGCGCGATCGCCGCCTACGACGGGTTCGTCGCCGACGTCGCTTGGTCGAAGATCACCGACACCGGCCTGCCGAGTGAGATCCAGGGGGAACAGGGTTCGCTGTCGATCGACGCGATCGACGCGCCGCGACGCCTCACCGTTTCGCCCCGAGAGGGGCAGGTCGAGGTGATCGAGGTCGACGCGCCGGCCAATCCGATGGTCGGTGAGGTGGAGCGACTGCGCGACAGCATCGCCGGTGGCGACGTCTCGACGGACCAGGAGCTCACGGGGGTGACGCTCCGACTCGTGGACGAGCTGTTGCGCGTTCCCTTGTCGTGA
- a CDS encoding glycosyltransferase: MQLSVIVPTFNEGPNVAELVRRTAQALVGREVEVIFVDDSTDDTPDIIRAVAATATIPVRLIHRDDPVGGLGGAVVEGIRAAASEYCVVMDGDLQHPPEVIADLLARVEEGDADVVVASRYIAGGTSDGLANAVRTTVSRASTLLTKAMFPKKLHNCSDPMTGFFLIDRRALEVDELRPRGFKILLEILARKQMRVAEVPFSFAPRFAGESKASFSQGMRFLTQLTMLRFGRMSAFAIVGGLGAVANLVIMWALTAVGVQYIVAAIVASVITIVANFLALEYLVFADMRQESGLMRHRFIKSFTFNGVEAIVRIPVIWLLVNQAHIQSVVAAALTLIAAFVVRFVFHALVVYAPTKSRVGKAVRAIEPLEDELTA, from the coding sequence ATGCAACTTTCCGTCATCGTTCCGACCTTCAATGAGGGTCCCAACGTCGCCGAGCTCGTGCGGCGGACGGCACAGGCGTTGGTCGGTCGCGAGGTCGAGGTGATCTTCGTCGACGACTCCACCGACGACACCCCCGACATCATCCGCGCGGTCGCGGCGACGGCGACGATCCCGGTGCGCCTGATCCACCGCGACGACCCCGTGGGCGGGCTCGGCGGCGCCGTCGTCGAGGGGATCCGCGCGGCGGCATCCGAGTACTGCGTCGTCATGGACGGCGACCTGCAGCACCCGCCCGAGGTCATCGCCGACCTGCTCGCCCGCGTCGAAGAAGGCGACGCCGACGTGGTCGTGGCCTCGCGATACATCGCCGGCGGCACCTCCGACGGGCTCGCCAACGCGGTGCGCACCACCGTGTCACGGGCGTCGACGCTGCTGACCAAGGCGATGTTCCCGAAGAAGCTGCACAACTGCTCCGACCCCATGACCGGGTTCTTCCTCATCGACCGCCGCGCGCTCGAGGTCGACGAACTGCGCCCGCGCGGGTTCAAGATCCTGCTCGAGATCCTCGCCCGCAAACAGATGCGCGTCGCCGAGGTGCCGTTCTCGTTCGCGCCGCGCTTCGCCGGGGAATCCAAGGCCTCGTTCAGCCAGGGCATGCGCTTCCTCACCCAGCTGACCATGCTGCGCTTCGGCCGCATGTCGGCATTCGCGATCGTGGGCGGTCTGGGCGCCGTCGCCAACCTCGTCATCATGTGGGCACTGACCGCGGTGGGCGTGCAGTACATCGTCGCCGCGATCGTCGCCAGCGTCATCACGATCGTCGCCAACTTCCTCGCACTCGAATACCTCGTCTTCGCCGACATGCGGCAGGAGTCGGGGCTCATGCGCCACCGCTTCATCAAGTCGTTCACGTTCAACGGCGTCGAAGCGATCGTGCGAATCCCCGTCATCTGGCTGCTCGTGAACCAAGCGCACATCCAGAGCGTCGTCGCAGCCGCCCTCACCCTGATCGCCGCGTTCGTCGTACGCTTCGTCTTCCACGCCCTCGTCGTCTACGCCCCCACCAAGAGCCGCGTCGGCAAAGCCGTCCGCGCCATCGAACCCCTCGAAGACGAACTCACCGCCTGA
- a CDS encoding M23 family metallopeptidase, translated as MTLERPDESEDCGCAPTAEERRRLWPSFDRRSALKLGAFGAVAVGAFGAVAPSLGSPAFAADYPSWADVEAARANEAAKAGEISRIQGLIQGLQSEVARTQAEVVARSDEYYAAQQAYFDADYRAQQIQTQADAKAAEAVDAANKAGKVAAQLYRSGGDDTSLDLFFSGSAATADDLLAKLGTMDKLIERNRSVYAAAVTARDSAQQLSNQASDARTERDRLQKIAEEKMQAAQQAADAAQAALAEQQANQATLEAQLAALQDTTAKTVADYQAGVEAERKAREERERKAREEAEARDRAERERREQEERDRANNNSNNGGGGGGDSGGGGGGGNGGGGGPGGWSRPSWAGTTSGYGPRSSQCNGSYCASSWHLGLDFGAGCWSPIYAAFEGRVSYAGYNGGYGNYIRIEHPDGSATGYAHIVNGGIYVSNGQWVNSGQQIAAAGQTGNSFGCHLHFEVYPPWGGTTDPAPWLRWRGIDV; from the coding sequence GTGACGCTTGAGCGCCCCGACGAATCAGAGGACTGCGGCTGCGCGCCCACCGCGGAAGAGCGGCGGCGTCTCTGGCCGTCGTTCGATCGACGCAGCGCGCTCAAACTGGGTGCGTTCGGTGCGGTCGCCGTGGGAGCATTCGGCGCGGTGGCGCCGAGCCTCGGTTCGCCGGCGTTCGCGGCCGATTACCCGTCGTGGGCCGACGTCGAAGCGGCTCGCGCGAACGAGGCGGCCAAGGCCGGCGAGATCTCGCGTATCCAAGGACTGATCCAGGGTCTGCAATCCGAGGTCGCCCGTACGCAAGCCGAGGTGGTCGCCCGCTCCGATGAGTACTACGCGGCGCAGCAGGCCTACTTCGATGCCGACTATCGGGCGCAGCAGATCCAGACCCAGGCCGATGCGAAGGCCGCTGAGGCCGTCGACGCGGCGAACAAAGCCGGCAAGGTCGCCGCGCAGCTCTACCGCTCCGGCGGTGATGACACCTCGCTCGACCTGTTCTTCTCGGGCTCGGCCGCCACGGCAGACGATCTGCTGGCCAAGCTCGGCACCATGGACAAGCTCATCGAGCGCAACCGCTCGGTGTACGCCGCCGCCGTCACCGCACGCGATTCCGCGCAGCAGCTGAGCAACCAGGCCAGCGATGCCCGCACCGAGCGCGACCGTCTGCAGAAGATCGCCGAAGAGAAGATGCAGGCCGCCCAGCAGGCCGCCGATGCGGCGCAGGCCGCGCTGGCCGAGCAGCAGGCGAACCAGGCGACCCTCGAGGCGCAGCTGGCGGCTCTGCAAGACACGACGGCCAAGACGGTCGCCGACTACCAGGCCGGCGTCGAGGCCGAGCGCAAGGCGCGGGAAGAGCGCGAGCGCAAGGCCCGCGAAGAGGCCGAGGCGCGCGACCGTGCCGAGCGCGAGCGTCGCGAGCAGGAGGAGCGCGACCGCGCCAACAACAACAGCAACAACGGCGGCGGCGGTGGTGGCGACAGCGGCGGTGGAGGCGGTGGCGGCAACGGCGGCGGCGGTGGACCGGGCGGCTGGTCGCGTCCGTCCTGGGCCGGCACGACCTCGGGCTACGGCCCGCGCTCCAGCCAGTGCAACGGCAGCTACTGCGCCAGTTCGTGGCACCTCGGGCTCGACTTCGGGGCCGGGTGCTGGTCGCCGATCTACGCGGCCTTCGAGGGTCGAGTGAGCTACGCCGGCTACAACGGCGGCTACGGCAACTACATCCGCATCGAGCACCCGGATGGCTCGGCCACCGGGTACGCCCACATCGTCAACGGCGGCATCTACGTCTCGAACGGTCAGTGGGTCAACTCGGGCCAGCAGATCGCCGCTGCGGGCCAGACCGGCAACTCGTTCGGGTGCCACCTGCACTTCGAGGTCTACCCCCCGTGGGGTGGGACCACCGACCCGGCGCCGTGGTTGCGCTGGCGCGGCATCGACGTCTGA
- a CDS encoding glutaredoxin family protein: MSSEAPIRMFGADWCRDCIRTKKQLDELGVAYEYVDLVAEPAAADVAKEISGRTSIPVVVYPDSSHHVEPSNADVEAKLRELSLI, encoded by the coding sequence ATGTCCAGCGAAGCCCCCATCCGTATGTTCGGCGCCGACTGGTGCCGTGACTGCATCCGCACCAAGAAGCAGCTCGACGAGCTCGGCGTCGCGTACGAGTACGTCGACCTCGTGGCCGAACCCGCCGCAGCCGATGTCGCGAAGGAGATCTCGGGCCGCACGAGCATCCCCGTCGTCGTCTACCCCGACTCCAGCCATCACGTCGAGCCGTCGAACGCCGACGTCGAGGCCAAGTTGCGCGAGCTGTCGCTGATCTGA